The stretch of DNA TAAACACTTTCGTCTTTAAGTAACAACGAAATAAATTCTTTAACAAGAGTATAGGTTTTACCCGCTCCAGCTGAAGCATTGTAAATTTTAAAATCGCCTGGTTGTAGCACTTCAATAAATTTTTAGAAAGTTAATAAAACTCTACAAGATTAAGAAATTGAAATGCCAAACTATGACGTAATAAAAAAGGAAGCCTTTCTTGAAAAGCTTCCTTCCACCTTTTTGTTATAAAAAAAGATCTATTTAAAATAAATATTTGATACCTACTTTAACACCGTCCATCATACCAGAGTTTAATCCGAATTTGAAAGTGTTATTTGTGTCACCTTGTTTTGGGTTAACTGCATTCCAAGCAAATAATCCGAAAGTTGCTTCTACAGACCAATTAGATGAGAAGAAGTAATCTAAACCTGGAGCTACTTCAACACCGTAAGTAGTGTAGCTGTGTCTGTAATCAACACCGTCAATTTTATCTTTGTAGTTTCCGAAACCTACTGGAACAGACGCTTGTCCGAATACTTTTAATCCTCCAGCAATATCCCAATATTTACGTACGAAAGGTTGTACTAAGTAAGTATTTGTTTTGTGAATAAATTCAGGGCTTTTTTCATCTCTAGATCCTGTGTATCCAAATGCTGCCCCAACTGCTACATCATTCGTAATGAATTTTCCAATTGATGGTAATGCTGTGTAAGTTTGAGTATCTCCTTCGTTAGTTGAAGTATATCCAGCTTGACCCATTAACATCCATTTTCCGTTTAATTCTACACCATTTGTAGATTCAACTTTATTTCCTTCTCCATTCTCTTGTGCAAACAAATTTGTTCCTAATGCGAACATAGATGCTACTAAGATTATTTTTTTCATAACATTTAAACTTTACGTAAAGTTCAGTTTGGAACAGTTGGAAAGAAATGATTAATATCAGTTAATTTTAAAGATTTGTTTAAAATATTTCAGTGGAATAGTTATTTTGCTGAATGATATTCAATTGTGAAATGTTAAATGTGAAAAATCCTAAAATTTATCATAAAAAAAAGAAGCTGTTTTGGCTTACCTTTATATGTTGTTATGTTGATGTTAGAAGAGGATTTTGGCGAATTAAGTCCAACCATTCAAAATTTATTGACATTTTGAAAAGTTTATTTTCGTTATAATTTATAAAAATAAAAGGAAGCTTTGTAGAGCTTCCTTAAAAGTGTTATAGAAAATTATTTTATTTTCTTTTGTTGTTTTTCTAATGCTTTGATGCGTTTTTTCGTTTCTTTTTCTTTCGATTTTAATTGATCTAGTTCTTTTGCGATTTGCTCTTTTGTTTGTGGTTCAGTTTCGATGTATGAACTTTTAACTGAAATTGAATTTCCATGGATAATAGGATACGAACTATTTTTAGTTAGTACAGAAAAACGATGAGGTTGTACATCGATACTCCATCCATTTTTTGATTCAAAGTCTGTTTTTGTAGGTATGACAACGGAAAGTCTATTATGAATAGGAGGAATGTTTTTTAATTCTTTTAGAGTGTTATCATCAATAACAATGGTTTCATTTTTTGAAGGAGCTAACGATTGACTAATTAATTTATCTTTAGAATCGAATACAAGAATTTTATCTTCAACTTGGATTACTTTGGTACCGTTTCGTTTTAACATTTCAATACCAGCAAAGTTTTTAATATCCAAATCTTTTAATTTTGCTTTTATCGTAGGCGTTAAAATCTCATTTGTTGATAGTTCATCAAGTTTTAAAATTTTAGAATTACTTTCTTTAAATTTTGATTCAACATTAAATTTGATGGTGTCATTATTCTTTTTAAGAACTTGTAAAAAGTTTCTGTCTTTTCCAACGACAATGGATTTAATTTCTTTTGGATCGATGTTTTTTAATTGATCTCCATTTTCGATTTTAATATTGTTTTTTTGTACCGCTAAATTTTCAAGTTTAAACTCTTTCGTTTCTCTAGAATGTAATTCGACTTTTCCAGTTTCAGATCTATAATCTATGGTAAAATTTTTAATATCTGCTTTAGGGATATCTTTTATTTCTTTTGGAAAAATCATTCTTTTATTCGTTGAATCAATCGTTATATTATCGGCTGCAATGATTTCAGTATCTTTAGCTATTTTTTTAAATTCGATAATCGGATTTTCTACTTTCTGATCTAAAACGTTTTCTACTTTTTTAGCATTTTGTTTTACTTCTTGTGCAAATGTTTTTTGACTAAATAAAACAAATGCAGATAATATAAATGGAAAACTAGCAAAAGATAATATACGAGCTTTTCTTTTTGATGTATGTTTGGTCATCATAAGTAATCTTTTTTTGGTTAGAATAAAATTGAAATGACTCGCAACTGAATTTTGAGATTGAGCTGCAATACAATCTAATATTTGATGCTGGTATATTTTTACGTCGACGTCATTTTGTAAAACATATTCATCAGCCAAAAATTCGTGGTTTAATTTGATGGATTTTTTATATAAATAGATAAAAGGATTGAACCAAAATACAATCTGAAAGATTTCTATGAATACGATATCCCAACTGTGTTTTTGGATGCAATGTGCTTTTTCGTGCTGAATTAAGTTCGGATGAATTGTATCATAATTTTCTTGTGGCAGAAAGATATAATGCAAGAAACTAAATGGTTGATCAGTTTTATCGTCTAAAACGAAAGTGATTTCTTGTGTTTCAAATTTTTCATCCTGTTTAATTCGGTATATAATAGAAATAATATTGAATACAAATCGGAAAAATAATCCTAGTCCAATAATTCCATAAATCAAATTCAAAAGTTCCCCATAATTCCATCCTGACTCTTGTTCTAAGAGTTGAGGATTAGCCAAAATATATGCTATAATTTCTGGAGAAAGTTGAGTTTCCTGTATAGTCATCGGCAACTCCATTTCGTAGATGGGAGCAACTAAAGAAAACACTAGTGAAAACAGTAAGTAAAATCGGTTGATTTTGTACATACTTTCTCGCTCTAGGAAAACTTTATAAAACGAATAAAGAAATCCAGAGCATAAAACAAATTTGATGATATAAGCTATCATAGGCTATTTCTTTTTCCGGTCGATTTCGTTGTCGATAACATCTCTTAATTTCTCTAATTCTTCGATACTCATCGTGTTCGATTTTGCAAAAAATGAAGCAAATTGAGCAACTGAATTATTAAAGAAATTAGAAATCATTCCTTTCACTTCTTTTGAGAAATAATCATCTTTCTTTACCAAAGGAAAATACAAACGCGAATTTCCTTGTTGTTCGTAATCGATAAATCCTTTATCATACATACGTTTCAATAACGTCGCAATCGTAGTTGCAGCAGGCTTTGGTTCTGGCGCAGCATCAATAATATCTTTGGCGTAGGCTTTTCCTTTCGACCAAATCACTTCCATTACTTCTTCTTCTTTTTTAGATAAATTCATGTTTCTATAATTGTAGAATACTACAAATGTAGAATAAAAATTGAGATCACCAACTTTTTAAGAAAAAATTAATAAAGGATTGTCAAGATGAATTTTATAATGAATACAGTTTCTTTGATAAGCTCAGAGGGAAAAAAATTGTCATTCTGAATTTATTTTACGATCACATTATATTTTATAAGAAGATGAAATGTGCTCAGCTTGACAGCTAGATAAGACAAATCGATGGATTGTAGTCTCGTAGAATTAGAAAATAGTATAGTGAAATACACAAACTGTCGAAATGATGTTATCTTAAACGAATAAGTAGTGAAGAATCTAAATAAAGCGAAATCAAGTCATCCTGAATTTATTTCAGGATCTCATCATATTTTACAAAAAGCTAAAATGTGTTCAGCTTGACTTTTTCTCAATACCAAATTCCTACATTAATGCATTCCCACATTAACGAATTTTAAATTAACACATTAACCAATTAACTCATCCACATATTCCATTATCATCGCTGTAGCATTGGGCGATTGCTGTACAAAATCCCCCGCTTTTTGACCAGCTGACGTTCTAAACGAATCATCGGTAATTAATCGATCAATAATCGCATCAAATTCGTGTTGATTTGAAATCGAAAATCCGCCACCAACTTCAATTAGATCTACAGCTTCTTGGAATTTTTTGTATTTCGGTCCAAAAACCACAGGATTTCCATAGGTCACGGCTTCTAACGTATTGTGAATACCAGCGCCAAATCCACCGCCGATATACGTCATATCTGCATACGCATAGACCTTAGACAGAATACCAATCGTATTTAAGATGAATACTTTTGCTTGAGCAAGTTGTGCAACAGAAGTTTTTTCCAAATCCGAGAATTGAACGAAGGGAACATTTAATTTGGATGTAAAGGCTTCAATTTCTTTGTCGTGTAAATTATGTGGAGCAAAAAGGATTTTCCAACCTTCGGATAAACGTTGATGAATCAAAGGGAGAAAGAGTTCCTCATCTTTAGGCCACGAACTTCCCACTACAATTAATTTAGAATTCCCTTTAAATTGATCCATAAAATCCAATTGATTGTTTTGATGCACAATTTGTTTTACACGATCAAATCGGGTATCTCCCGCTAAAGTCGATTGTTGAATGCCAATCGAGTCCAATAAGGTTTTACTCTTTTGATTTTGAATAAAGAAATGTGAAATCAAATTTAATTTTTGGGCAAACCAATTGTTACCATTCTTCTTAAAGAAGTTTTGACTTTCTCTAAAAATTGCAGAAACCACTATCGTTGGAATATTTTTTTGGTGTAATGCAATAATCAGATTAAACCAATATTCATATTTTACCAAAACCAACAATTCGGGATGTAAAACTTGGATTAATTTTTCAGCATTAGCTTTTGTATCGAGTGGTAAATAAAAGATCACATCAGCGCCTGGATAATTTTTACGAATCTCGTATCCAGAAGGCGAAAAGAAAGAGACCGCAATCTTATGATTTGGATATTTTACTTTTAAAGCTTCAATGACAGGACGACCTTGTTCAAACTCACCCAGAGATGAACAATGCACCCACAAAACTCGATCCTTCGGTTGTATTTTAGAGGTGATTTGTTCCTCCCAATTTTTACGCCCTTCTACCCAAAGTTTTGCTTTTTCATTAAATCCTGAAGCCAATTTCAGCGCCAATCCGTACGCCTTAATCGATGTGTTATATATTCCTTGCACTATGATGCAAAGTTAAAACTTTTGATTAAGGTTTTTTTGTACATTTGTCTATAGTTTTCGATTCGAAAAACAATTGAATCGATCAATAGAATTCATAGGCTATGAAAAAAATTCAAATGGTTGACTTACAAAGTCAATATCAAAAAATAAAATCAGAAGTTGATGCTTCGATCTTAAACGTAATCGAATCGGCTGCATTTATCAATGGGCCTGAGGTAAAACAATTTCAAGCAGATTTAGAGCAATATTTAAATGTAAAACACGTCATTCCTTGTGGAAACGGAACAGATGCTTTACAAATCGCTTTAATGGCATTAGGTTTAGAACCAGGTGATGAGGTCATCACAGCTGACTTTACGTTTGCTGCCACTGTGGAGGTTATCGATTTATTAAAATTAAAATCAGTTTTGGTTGATGTAAATTTAGATACATTTACAATCGATACAGAAAAATTAAAAGCTGCTATTACGCCTAAAACAAAAGCAATTATTCCTGTTCATTTATTTGGTCAATGTGCTAATATGGACGAGGTAATGGCAATTGCAAAAGAACATAACTTATTTGTAATAGAGGATACTGCACAAGCGATTGGAGCAGAATATAAAGGTAAGAAAGCTGGAACAATTGGTGATATGGGATGTACGTCTTTCTTCCCTTCTAAAAACTTGGGTTGTTATGGTGATGGAGGAGCAATTTTTACTAATAATGATGAATTAGCTCACCGTTTACGTGGAATTGTAAATCACGGAATGTACAAACGTTATTACCATGATGAAATTGGTGTAAACTCTCGTTTAGATTCTATCCAAGCAGCTGTTTTACGTAATAAATTACCTCATTTAAATTCATATAATGAAGCTCGTTTAGCGGCAGCTACTTATTATAATAACGCTTTTGCTGATATTGAAGAATTAATCACTCCAGTGGTTTCTAAAGATTCAACTCATGTTTTCCACCAATATACATTACGTGTATTAAATGGAAAAAGAAACGAATTACAAGCCTTCTTAACAGAGAAAGAAATTCCAGCAATGATCTATTATCCAGTGCCATTACGCAAACAAAAAGCGTACGACAACGGTCACTACAATGATGCGGATTTCCCAAATACAGATACGTTAGTCGATGAGGTAATGTCTTTACCAATGCACACTGAATTATCAGAAGAGCAATTGATTTACATTACAACTGCGGTTAAAGAATTTTTCGGAAAATAAACTGATAATAAATAAGTTTTTAAGAGGCTGTCTCAAAAGTGAGACAGCTTTTTTTTAAGAAAAAAGGAAAGCCTAAGCTTTCCCAATTGGTGCAATTTTATTAAATTGCTGTGTGTATA from Faecalibacter sp. LW9 encodes:
- a CDS encoding 3-deoxy-D-manno-octulosonic acid transferase encodes the protein MQGIYNTSIKAYGLALKLASGFNEKAKLWVEGRKNWEEQITSKIQPKDRVLWVHCSSLGEFEQGRPVIEALKVKYPNHKIAVSFFSPSGYEIRKNYPGADVIFYLPLDTKANAEKLIQVLHPELLVLVKYEYWFNLIIALHQKNIPTIVVSAIFRESQNFFKKNGNNWFAQKLNLISHFFIQNQKSKTLLDSIGIQQSTLAGDTRFDRVKQIVHQNNQLDFMDQFKGNSKLIVVGSSWPKDEELFLPLIHQRLSEGWKILFAPHNLHDKEIEAFTSKLNVPFVQFSDLEKTSVAQLAQAKVFILNTIGILSKVYAYADMTYIGGGFGAGIHNTLEAVTYGNPVVFGPKYKKFQEAVDLIEVGGGFSISNQHEFDAIIDRLITDDSFRTSAGQKAGDFVQQSPNATAMIMEYVDELIG
- a CDS encoding BlaI/MecI/CopY family transcriptional regulator, with product MNLSKKEEEVMEVIWSKGKAYAKDIIDAAPEPKPAATTIATLLKRMYDKGFIDYEQQGNSRLYFPLVKKDDYFSKEVKGMISNFFNNSVAQFASFFAKSNTMSIEELEKLRDVIDNEIDRKKK
- a CDS encoding DegT/DnrJ/EryC1/StrS family aminotransferase gives rise to the protein MKKIQMVDLQSQYQKIKSEVDASILNVIESAAFINGPEVKQFQADLEQYLNVKHVIPCGNGTDALQIALMALGLEPGDEVITADFTFAATVEVIDLLKLKSVLVDVNLDTFTIDTEKLKAAITPKTKAIIPVHLFGQCANMDEVMAIAKEHNLFVIEDTAQAIGAEYKGKKAGTIGDMGCTSFFPSKNLGCYGDGGAIFTNNDELAHRLRGIVNHGMYKRYYHDEIGVNSRLDSIQAAVLRNKLPHLNSYNEARLAAATYYNNAFADIEELITPVVSKDSTHVFHQYTLRVLNGKRNELQAFLTEKEIPAMIYYPVPLRKQKAYDNGHYNDADFPNTDTLVDEVMSLPMHTELSEEQLIYITTAVKEFFGK
- a CDS encoding M56 family metallopeptidase yields the protein MTIQETQLSPEIIAYILANPQLLEQESGWNYGELLNLIYGIIGLGLFFRFVFNIISIIYRIKQDEKFETQEITFVLDDKTDQPFSFLHYIFLPQENYDTIHPNLIQHEKAHCIQKHSWDIVFIEIFQIVFWFNPFIYLYKKSIKLNHEFLADEYVLQNDVDVKIYQHQILDCIAAQSQNSVASHFNFILTKKRLLMMTKHTSKRKARILSFASFPFILSAFVLFSQKTFAQEVKQNAKKVENVLDQKVENPIIEFKKIAKDTEIIAADNITIDSTNKRMIFPKEIKDIPKADIKNFTIDYRSETGKVELHSRETKEFKLENLAVQKNNIKIENGDQLKNIDPKEIKSIVVGKDRNFLQVLKKNNDTIKFNVESKFKESNSKILKLDELSTNEILTPTIKAKLKDLDIKNFAGIEMLKRNGTKVIQVEDKILVFDSKDKLISQSLAPSKNETIVIDDNTLKELKNIPPIHNRLSVVIPTKTDFESKNGWSIDVQPHRFSVLTKNSSYPIIHGNSISVKSSYIETEPQTKEQIAKELDQLKSKEKETKKRIKALEKQQKKIK